The DNA window AGGCGCGGGAATTGAGTCGCTCTGCTGAGCAGGTTATCTCAGGGTGTCTTTCGCAGCGACTTAACCGCGAGGTTTGAGCGCTTGAGCACAGTCGGTCTGGATGGGTTTGGGTTTTTTCTTATCCAGGCGCACCAGGGTCATACTGCGACCCCACACACAGCCGGTATCCAGGGTTAAAACGCCTTCGCGCTCGCCGTAACCCAGCGTTGACCAGTGCCCTACTACCAAGCGCAAATCGCGGCTGGCGCGCCCAGGAACAGCGAACCATGGCATGAGACGCTTGGGCTGGTCTCCCGGGACGTCTTTGCAGTCCAGATCCAGTTCGCCATTTTTGTCACAGTAGCGCATGCGCGTGCAGCAATTGATGGTAAAGCGCAGTCGATCCCAACCGCTGCGCTCGGGGTCCCAAAGCGCCGGCTGATTGCTATACATATTGCCCAGTAGCACCTGTGGTTCCGGTCCCGCCAACAGTCGTTCTACCGCCGCCGCCTCTTCCAAAGCCGTGGCCAAGTCCCATTGCGGGGGCAGTCCAGCATGCACCATGGTCCATCCCAAGCTCTCATCATGGTGGATCAGGGATTGGCGGCGCAGCCAGTCCATCAGCTCACCGCGGCGAGGGCTAAATAAGATGTCGTCCACCGTGTCGCGGCGGCGGGACTTTTGTAGGCCATAATGTACCGCCAGCAGATGCAAATCGTGGTTACCCAAAACGCAAACCGCAGCATCCCCCAGATCGCGCACGAATTCCAGGCACTCCAGCGACTGTGGCCCGCGATTGACCAAATCGCCCACCAACCAGAGTCGGTCGACAGTCGGGTCAAACGTGACTTTATCCAGTAGGCGCAACAGGGGGTCCAAGCAACCTTGCAGGTCGCCCAC is part of the Ectothiorhodosinus mongolicus genome and encodes:
- a CDS encoding symmetrical bis(5'-nucleosyl)-tetraphosphatase, giving the protein MAVYAVGDLQGCLDPLLRLLDKVTFDPTVDRLWLVGDLVNRGPQSLECLEFVRDLGDAAVCVLGNHDLHLLAVHYGLQKSRRRDTVDDILFSPRRGELMDWLRRQSLIHHDESLGWTMVHAGLPPQWDLATALEEAAAVERLLAGPEPQVLLGNMYSNQPALWDPERSGWDRLRFTINCCTRMRYCDKNGELDLDCKDVPGDQPKRLMPWFAVPGRASRDLRLVVGHWSTLGYGEREGVLTLDTGCVWGRSMTLVRLDKKKPKPIQTDCAQALKPRG